Proteins encoded together in one Diabrotica undecimpunctata isolate CICGRU chromosome 3, icDiaUnde3, whole genome shotgun sequence window:
- the LOC140435684 gene encoding ATP-dependent DNA helicase PIF6-like, whose translation MHSFKSIDCVTNEDEATNYPIEFLNSLDVPGLPPHNLRLKVGYVVIMLRNINQPKLCNGTRLVVSKLMNNVIYATIMIGNFKGEEVLIPRIPMIPTDMLFEFKRLQFPIRLAFAMTINKSQGQSLKVCGLNLEHSCFSHGQLYVACSRVGRPSALFVFAPDNKTKNVVYHKVLK comes from the coding sequence ATGCATTCATTCAAATCTATTGACTGCGTCACAAATGAAGATGAAGCCACCAACTatccaattgaatttttaaactctttgGACGTGCCTGGCTTACCACCGCACAATTTACGCCTAAAGGTTGGCTACGTAGTAATCATGCTTCGAAACATAAACCAACCAAAACTGTGCAACGGTACGCGTTTGGTGGTTAGTAAATTGATGAACAATGTAATTTACGCTACGATAATGATAGGAAATTTCAAAGGTGAGGAAGTTCTCATTCCGAGGATCCCGATGATCCCAACCGATATGCTGTTTGAATTTAAAAGACTTCAATTTCCGATACGTCTTGCATTTGCCATGACCATCAACAAATCACAAGGCCAATCCTTAAAAGTTTGTGGTTTAAATCTAGAACATTCATGTTTTTCCCATGGTCAATTATACGTGGCATGTTCACGGGTCGGAAGACCATCTGCGTTGTTTGTTTTTGCGcctgataataaaacaaaaaatgtcgtGTATCACAAGGTACTTAAGTGA